In Thermobaculum terrenum ATCC BAA-798, one genomic interval encodes:
- a CDS encoding Gfo/Idh/MocA family protein: MTKLGIIGCGDVAFRSYFPVLEQLGDAQVVACFDTVADRARRAAARFPGAEAYTAYEEFLAHPGLDAVINLTPAPLHAQVTEAALRAGKHVLSEKPIASKVEDAQALIELAREQGLLLLAAPAVMATPRFKWVKRLLASGRIGSPTLAVAQMATMGPASWREYTGDPTVFYSATVGPVVDIGVYALHAVTGLLGPARRVQAMGGIAIPERKVLTGPHAGKKIQVEANDHVLIHLDFGHSRFAQVLASFAVPNSKAPAIELHCTGGTLSLDITRWYEGYGSIDVYLEDGSELGVEGWINGLYPPLPDEGPTFSLIGYGPAHFVRCLAGKEEPILTAEHATHVLEIMNKIGDSIRQGRALDLDTSF, encoded by the coding sequence ATGACGAAGCTAGGGATCATTGGTTGTGGCGATGTGGCTTTCCGCTCGTACTTCCCGGTGTTGGAGCAGCTGGGGGACGCCCAGGTGGTGGCGTGCTTCGACACCGTAGCCGACAGGGCCAGGAGGGCGGCCGCTCGGTTCCCGGGGGCCGAGGCCTACACTGCGTACGAGGAGTTCCTGGCGCATCCGGGTCTGGATGCGGTGATCAACCTCACGCCCGCCCCTCTGCACGCCCAGGTCACGGAGGCTGCTCTGAGGGCCGGCAAGCACGTGCTCTCCGAGAAGCCTATAGCCAGCAAGGTGGAGGATGCGCAGGCGCTCATCGAGCTCGCCAGGGAGCAGGGCCTGCTCCTGCTTGCGGCGCCGGCGGTCATGGCTACCCCGCGCTTCAAGTGGGTCAAGCGCCTGCTGGCTTCCGGCCGGATAGGCAGCCCGACGCTGGCGGTCGCGCAGATGGCCACGATGGGGCCCGCCAGCTGGCGAGAGTACACCGGCGACCCCACGGTCTTCTACTCGGCCACGGTGGGGCCGGTGGTGGATATCGGGGTGTACGCGCTGCACGCGGTCACCGGCCTGCTGGGCCCCGCCAGGCGGGTGCAGGCGATGGGGGGCATAGCCATCCCCGAGAGGAAGGTGCTTACGGGACCCCATGCCGGGAAGAAGATCCAGGTCGAGGCCAACGACCACGTGCTCATCCACCTGGACTTCGGCCACAGCCGATTCGCGCAGGTGTTGGCGAGCTTCGCCGTGCCCAACAGCAAGGCGCCGGCGATCGAGCTGCACTGCACCGGGGGCACGCTGAGTCTTGACATAACCAGGTGGTACGAGGGCTACGGCTCGATCGACGTGTACCTCGAGGACGGCTCCGAGCTGGGCGTGGAGGGCTGGATCAACGGGCTGTATCCTCCTCTCCCCGACGAGGGGCCCACTTTCAGCCTGATCGGGTACGGTCCGGCACACTTCGTGCGCTGCCTAGCTGGCAAGGAGGAGCCGATCCTCACCGCGGAGCACGCCACGCACGTGCTGGAGATCATGAACAAGATCGGCGACTCCATCAGGCAGGGCAGAGCGCTGGATCTTGACACCAGCTTCTGA
- a CDS encoding sugar phosphate isomerase/epimerase family protein has protein sequence MGPDNVALELYTLREQTREDFPGALRAVAEAGYKAVEFAGYGKHTPQELRSLLDDLGIKAISAHVPYQRFEQEFDKVIEELHTLGCEYAVVPYTSEELRNSPEAVKRLAETFNRWGERCATEGLRFGYHNHAFEFEPLGEETMYDLLAAQTDPAFVDLQIDVYWVMYAGLDPIELIRRHSGRVPTLHAKEMSNKPDRSDTTVGDGITPWPQLIAAANASGTQWLIVEQEDDPANAYRDIKRSLENLRNLISMSLGS, from the coding sequence ATGGGGCCGGATAACGTGGCATTGGAGCTGTACACGCTGAGGGAGCAGACGCGGGAGGACTTCCCGGGTGCGCTCCGCGCCGTGGCGGAGGCGGGCTACAAGGCCGTGGAGTTCGCTGGCTACGGCAAGCATACCCCACAGGAACTCAGGTCGCTGCTCGACGACCTGGGGATAAAAGCGATCAGCGCGCACGTACCCTACCAGCGCTTCGAGCAGGAGTTTGATAAGGTCATTGAGGAGCTGCACACCCTCGGCTGCGAGTACGCCGTGGTGCCCTACACCTCCGAGGAGCTGCGCAACAGCCCGGAGGCCGTCAAGAGGCTGGCTGAGACTTTCAACCGCTGGGGGGAGCGCTGCGCTACGGAGGGGTTGAGGTTCGGCTACCACAACCACGCGTTCGAGTTCGAACCATTGGGCGAGGAGACGATGTACGACCTGCTCGCGGCCCAGACGGACCCGGCGTTCGTCGACCTGCAGATAGACGTCTACTGGGTGATGTACGCTGGGCTGGACCCGATCGAGCTCATAAGGAGGCATTCCGGGCGGGTGCCCACCCTGCACGCCAAGGAGATGTCCAACAAGCCCGACAGGTCCGACACGACCGTGGGCGATGGCATCACTCCCTGGCCGCAGCTCATAGCCGCGGCCAACGCCTCCGGCACCCAGTGGCTGATAGTCGAGCAGGAGGACGATCCCGCCAACGCCTACCGCGACATCAAGCGCAGCCTGGAGAACCTGCGCAACCTCATATCGATGTCCCTGGGATCCTGA
- a CDS encoding GH1 family beta-glucosidase, which translates to MSQPRTDLAPGRFPADFTWGTATAAYQIEGAVREDGRGVSIWDRFSHTPGKTHNGDTGDVACDHYHRWQGDIELMRRLHVNAYRFSIAWPRILPEGWGRVNPPGLDFYDRLVDGLLAAGITPWVTLYHWDLPQALEDRGGWPNPDTSKAFAEYADVVTRRLGDRVKHWITLNEPWVVAFLGYFTGEHAPGRKEPESYLPVVHNLLLAHGLAVPVIRENSRDSQVGITLNLTHAYPAGDSAEDEAAAKRLDGFMNRWFLDPLFTGGYPRDMIDVFGSWVPSFDESDLGVIGAPLDFLGVNYYSPSFVQHSEGNPPLHVEQVRVDGEYTDMGWLVYPQGLYDLLTRLHRDYSPAAIVITENGAAYPDEPPVEGRVHDPKRVEYYASHLDAAQRAIRDGVPLRGYFAWSLMDNFEWAFGYSKRFGLYYVDYETLERTIKDSGLWYSRVVAEGQLVPTESVA; encoded by the coding sequence ATGTCGCAGCCAAGAACCGACCTCGCTCCAGGCAGGTTTCCTGCAGACTTCACATGGGGGACGGCCACCGCGGCCTACCAGATAGAGGGCGCGGTGCGCGAGGATGGCCGGGGGGTGTCCATCTGGGACCGCTTCAGCCACACCCCGGGCAAGACCCACAACGGCGACACCGGCGACGTGGCCTGCGACCACTACCACCGCTGGCAGGGCGATATCGAGCTGATGCGTCGCCTGCACGTCAACGCCTACAGGTTCTCGATCGCCTGGCCCCGCATCCTGCCCGAGGGGTGGGGCAGGGTCAACCCGCCGGGGCTGGACTTCTACGATCGCCTGGTGGATGGCCTGCTGGCCGCAGGCATCACCCCATGGGTGACGCTGTACCACTGGGACCTGCCCCAGGCACTGGAGGATCGAGGTGGCTGGCCCAACCCCGATACCTCCAAGGCGTTCGCCGAGTACGCCGACGTGGTCACCCGGCGGCTGGGCGACAGGGTCAAGCACTGGATCACCCTCAACGAGCCCTGGGTGGTGGCCTTCCTGGGCTACTTCACCGGCGAGCACGCCCCCGGCCGGAAGGAGCCCGAGTCCTACCTGCCGGTGGTGCACAACCTGCTGCTGGCCCACGGCCTCGCCGTGCCGGTCATCAGGGAGAACTCCCGCGACTCCCAGGTGGGGATCACCCTGAACCTGACCCACGCCTATCCGGCCGGCGACAGCGCCGAGGACGAGGCCGCGGCCAAGCGGCTGGATGGCTTCATGAACAGGTGGTTCCTCGACCCGCTGTTCACGGGGGGCTACCCCCGCGACATGATCGATGTCTTCGGGTCCTGGGTGCCCTCCTTCGACGAGTCGGACCTTGGGGTGATAGGGGCGCCCCTGGACTTCCTGGGGGTGAACTACTACAGCCCCTCGTTCGTGCAGCATTCGGAGGGCAACCCGCCGCTGCATGTCGAGCAGGTGCGGGTGGACGGAGAGTACACCGACATGGGCTGGCTGGTGTATCCCCAGGGGCTGTACGACCTGCTCACCCGGCTGCACAGGGACTACTCCCCCGCGGCCATAGTGATCACTGAGAACGGTGCGGCCTATCCGGACGAGCCGCCGGTCGAGGGGCGGGTGCACGATCCCAAGCGCGTGGAGTACTACGCCTCGCATCTAGACGCCGCCCAGCGCGCCATCCGCGATGGAGTGCCCCTACGTGGGTACTTCGCCTGGTCCCTCATGGACAACTTCGAGTGGGCCTTCGGCTACAGCAAGCGTTTCGGGCTGTACTACGTGGACTACGAGACGCTGGAGCGCACCATCAAGGACAGCGGCCTGTGGTACAGCCGCGTGGTGGCCGAGGGCCAGCTCGTGCCCACCGAGAGCGTTGCCTGA
- a CDS encoding DUF5666 domain-containing protein, with protein MRNIRKLGFMASVGLLLLTLVFFSAQAVNAQSSSSTNSYYQQFVNKVAQILGKKPQEVQSAMTQASEDVIDQAVKDGKITQQQAQEIKSRIQETGMPFPFFGRHMHGPCFPAVAGTVSKISGNTVTVKTDSGSKTVQVSADTVFRKDGQEATKSDLKVGEFVRVIGRENSQGVIEARAVLIGEGEFGWHHRGWDRDEVESTNGASSNSQ; from the coding sequence TTGAGAAATATCCGTAAGCTGGGCTTCATGGCCTCTGTGGGGTTGCTGCTCCTGACGCTGGTCTTCTTCAGCGCGCAGGCAGTGAACGCCCAGAGCAGCTCCAGCACCAACAGCTACTATCAGCAGTTCGTCAACAAGGTGGCCCAGATCCTGGGCAAGAAGCCCCAGGAGGTGCAGTCTGCCATGACCCAGGCCAGCGAGGACGTGATCGACCAGGCTGTCAAGGATGGCAAGATCACCCAGCAGCAGGCCCAGGAGATCAAGTCCCGCATACAGGAGACGGGGATGCCCTTCCCGTTCTTCGGGCGACACATGCACGGGCCGTGCTTCCCGGCCGTCGCGGGCACGGTGTCTAAGATCAGCGGCAACACCGTGACCGTGAAGACGGACAGCGGCAGCAAGACCGTACAGGTCTCCGCGGACACCGTCTTCCGCAAGGATGGGCAGGAGGCCACGAAGAGCGACCTCAAGGTCGGCGAGTTCGTGCGGGTGATAGGCCGGGAGAACTCCCAGGGCGTCATCGAGGCACGGGCTGTGCTGATAGGGGAAGGCGAATTCGGCTGGCACCACAGGGGTTGGGATCGCGACGAGGTGGAGTCCACCAATGGGGCGAGCTCCAACTCCCAGTAG
- a CDS encoding intradiol ring-cleavage dioxygenase — protein sequence MDLDDKPVGRLLTRREVLVSFGALGLAFLTACSLPSGAERSSPSAACVVRPELTEGPYFVDEDLRRSDIRTDPTDGTRKEGLRLDLSFQLMQLGAACEPLPDARVDVWHCDALGVYSDVSDPNFDTTGKKFLRGYQLTDERGVARFVTIYPGWYSGRAVHIHFKVRYGGTGSGVYDFTSQLFFPDELTDQVHAQPPYASKGQRDTRNAQDAIYLQGETSCCSSPHTPGDPIRPR from the coding sequence TTGGATCTCGACGACAAGCCCGTCGGCAGGTTGCTCACCAGACGGGAGGTGCTGGTGAGCTTTGGGGCCCTGGGCCTGGCCTTCCTCACCGCCTGCTCCCTCCCGAGCGGCGCCGAGCGGAGCTCTCCCTCCGCGGCCTGCGTCGTGCGGCCCGAGCTCACTGAGGGGCCTTACTTCGTGGACGAGGACCTGCGCAGGTCGGACATCCGCACCGACCCCACCGATGGCACGAGGAAGGAGGGGCTGCGGCTCGACCTGAGCTTCCAGCTGATGCAGCTGGGTGCCGCATGCGAGCCCTTGCCGGACGCTCGCGTGGATGTGTGGCACTGCGATGCGCTGGGCGTGTACTCGGACGTCTCTGATCCCAACTTCGACACCACCGGGAAGAAGTTCCTGCGGGGCTACCAGCTGACCGATGAGCGCGGTGTGGCCCGCTTCGTGACCATATACCCTGGCTGGTACAGTGGCAGGGCCGTGCACATCCATTTCAAGGTGCGCTACGGAGGGACAGGCAGTGGGGTCTACGACTTCACCTCCCAGCTCTTCTTCCCGGACGAGCTCACCGATCAGGTGCACGCGCAGCCGCCGTACGCCTCCAAGGGTCAGAGGGACACGAGGAACGCCCAGGACGCCATCTACCTCCAGGGGGAGACCAGCTGCTGCTCAAGCCCTCACACGCCGGGCGATCCTATACGGCCTCGATAG
- a CDS encoding cbb3-type cytochrome c oxidase subunit I gives MNDGGTRLAQRWREYAQAACTLAVLGGFLPGALLFLLSPRGAGPAWVATAQAHGHTQLFGWVGLMVLGVGFHFLPRLRSARQLDPPMTGWALWLLLAGIASRLLAQPMAAGSQSPWLRNSAAWVLVTGAWLELAGCTLVLAILWRTLRDGPPLRQMKGMTRVMPFFLAGFLSLWGAALVNALAALQSSVVRYGIYPASSMGAIITLMLQGFIVPISVGMSARNFPILFRTRMPSMPLLWAGLAIQVAAVASSLLGVEGQVLYLLAAGLFTAGLRLLEPRRPRPRGSLPIPRDPAQLLALSAYLWLLVGALMAVGGRQDAYRHALGAGFATLLIFGVGTHLLPGFGKQQVRSRAVTWALLVAGNLTVLARVAPSAFPWLPGHGHLEVAAGVLGACCVVAFAWNTGLLGEVEGEGYRGRIGSPGV, from the coding sequence TTGAATGACGGAGGTACACGCTTGGCCCAGAGATGGAGGGAGTACGCACAGGCTGCCTGCACGCTGGCGGTCCTTGGGGGGTTCCTGCCGGGAGCGCTGCTCTTCCTGCTGTCTCCACGAGGGGCGGGGCCAGCGTGGGTGGCGACCGCCCAGGCGCACGGGCATACGCAGCTGTTCGGCTGGGTGGGCCTGATGGTGTTGGGAGTTGGGTTCCACTTCCTGCCCCGGCTACGCAGCGCTCGCCAGCTCGATCCGCCCATGACGGGCTGGGCGCTGTGGTTGCTCCTGGCCGGGATAGCGAGCAGGCTACTGGCGCAGCCCATGGCGGCGGGCAGCCAGTCGCCCTGGCTCCGCAACAGCGCGGCCTGGGTGCTGGTCACGGGCGCGTGGCTCGAGCTCGCCGGCTGCACGCTGGTGCTTGCGATCCTGTGGCGGACCCTCAGGGACGGCCCACCCTTGCGACAGATGAAGGGCATGACGCGGGTCATGCCGTTCTTCCTCGCCGGCTTCCTCTCGTTGTGGGGGGCGGCACTGGTCAACGCCCTGGCGGCGCTGCAGAGCAGCGTCGTGCGCTACGGGATCTACCCGGCAAGCTCCATGGGGGCGATCATCACCCTCATGCTCCAGGGGTTCATCGTCCCGATATCCGTGGGGATGTCGGCGCGCAACTTCCCCATCTTATTCCGGACTCGGATGCCCTCCATGCCCCTGCTCTGGGCGGGGCTAGCTATCCAGGTGGCGGCGGTGGCCTCGTCGCTGCTGGGCGTGGAGGGCCAGGTCCTCTACCTGCTCGCCGCCGGGCTATTCACAGCTGGCCTGCGGCTGCTGGAGCCTCGCCGGCCGCGCCCCAGGGGATCCCTGCCCATCCCGCGAGACCCCGCGCAGCTGCTGGCGCTCTCGGCCTACCTGTGGCTGCTCGTGGGCGCCCTGATGGCCGTGGGTGGCCGACAGGATGCCTACCGGCACGCCCTGGGCGCCGGGTTCGCCACGCTGCTCATCTTCGGGGTGGGCACCCACCTTTTGCCGGGGTTCGGGAAGCAGCAGGTCCGCAGCAGGGCCGTGACGTGGGCCCTGCTGGTCGCGGGCAACCTCACCGTGCTCGCCAGGGTGGCGCCCTCGGCCTTTCCCTGGCTGCCAGGGCACGGTCACCTGGAGGTGGCTGCGGGGGTGCTGGGCGCCTGCTGCGTGGTGGCGTTCGCCTGGAATACCGGGCTCCTAGGAGAGGTCGAGGGCGAGGGCTATCGAGGCCGTATAGGATCGCCCGGCGTGTGA
- a CDS encoding RidA family protein: MSFEARIKELGIEIPEPARPLAAYVPTVRTGNLVFVSGQLPTRGGELVARGKLGEGVSLEDGQEAARVAAINALAALRAELGSLDLVRRIVKLTGYVASAPGFVAQPQVINGASELMQAVFGESGRHARAAVGVSELPNGAPVEVELIAEVAI, encoded by the coding sequence GTGTCGTTTGAAGCCAGGATCAAGGAGCTGGGGATAGAGATTCCTGAGCCCGCCAGACCGCTTGCGGCCTACGTGCCCACCGTACGCACCGGCAACCTGGTGTTCGTGTCGGGGCAGCTGCCGACGCGTGGTGGGGAGCTGGTCGCCCGAGGCAAGCTTGGAGAAGGCGTGTCGCTCGAGGATGGGCAGGAGGCGGCGCGCGTGGCCGCCATCAACGCGCTGGCAGCGCTGAGGGCCGAGCTGGGGTCGCTGGATCTGGTCCGGAGGATCGTCAAGCTCACGGGCTACGTGGCCTCCGCGCCGGGGTTCGTCGCCCAACCGCAGGTGATCAACGGCGCCTCCGAGCTGATGCAGGCCGTGTTCGGCGAGAGCGGCAGGCACGCTCGGGCGGCGGTCGGGGTATCGGAGCTGCCCAACGGCGCGCCCGTGGAGGTGGAGCTCATAGCCGAGGTGGCTATCTAG
- a CDS encoding helix-turn-helix transcriptional regulator, whose product MPLQVSLPTAYGVASYPPGATFGPRRLKDFEFVWIMNGSAEYECLELGRFHLPEGAVLLCRRGMMDLFRFDREVRTRHAYFHFDIREFPHYWPPVDVWPWVYEAQSAGVLVPLFGHVLACMEQGNEGQAELAITLMLESYIGGETDILWVSKPNLPEPVELARRYITARLDEDPSAEISLEDMAAHAGVSPEYLCRLFRSYTGLSPLGTVRICRLDRAAMLLLRSNYTITQISRIYGFSSPFHFSQRFKELYGKSPSQLRKESQLGQVQFAPILPEML is encoded by the coding sequence TTGCCGCTGCAAGTATCCCTGCCCACGGCCTACGGTGTAGCTAGCTACCCTCCTGGGGCTACATTCGGTCCCAGGAGGCTGAAGGACTTTGAGTTCGTGTGGATCATGAACGGGAGCGCTGAGTACGAGTGCCTCGAGCTCGGAAGGTTCCACTTACCTGAGGGGGCCGTGTTGCTCTGCAGGCGCGGCATGATGGACCTGTTTCGTTTCGATCGTGAGGTCCGGACGAGGCACGCTTACTTCCACTTCGACATCAGGGAGTTTCCGCACTACTGGCCGCCGGTGGACGTCTGGCCCTGGGTCTACGAGGCTCAGTCAGCGGGGGTGCTCGTGCCCCTGTTTGGGCACGTGCTCGCCTGCATGGAGCAGGGCAACGAGGGGCAGGCTGAGCTGGCCATAACCCTGATGCTGGAGTCGTACATCGGTGGGGAGACGGATATCCTGTGGGTGAGCAAGCCCAACCTCCCCGAGCCGGTGGAGCTGGCCCGCAGGTACATAACCGCGAGGCTAGACGAGGATCCCTCAGCCGAGATCTCCCTGGAGGACATGGCAGCGCACGCGGGCGTCTCGCCGGAGTACCTGTGCAGGCTGTTCCGCTCCTACACGGGGCTGTCCCCGCTGGGGACCGTGCGCATCTGCCGGCTGGACCGCGCGGCCATGCTGTTGTTGCGATCCAACTACACCATCACGCAGATATCCAGGATTTACGGCTTCTCCAGCCCCTTCCACTTCTCTCAGCGGTTCAAGGAGCTGTATGGTAAGTCGCCCTCACAGCTGCGCAAAGAGTCCCAGCTAGGCCAGGTACAGTTTGCTCCCATCCTCCCGGAGATGTTGTGA
- a CDS encoding phytanoyl-CoA dioxygenase family protein, with protein sequence MATVLETSSYTERTDRYRVSVEEYITFRRQGFLVVRGLVPQADIDLLRQHTEDLMQGRLPEQRSSRLDERYRSDASGVSVQPLAAPPEHLSPEEKAQYFLRIHMLHRKLELHERFLLHPRVLDVLEVLIGPDVLALQTMLFLKPPGKPGQGWHQDSYYIPTHPDSLCGAWIAIDECDELNGALWFAVGSQHEPVYPPKKGYGYGDTQIADIQRVGGVSNPNDEENDLTPIANKYPQVLVAAQPGDVVFFGGHILHRSKKNFTTDRFRRAFVGHYCNARSFTQWGADTEPDNPHAATAIDPVTKMTNGSHILARGDTHLPFAKPRFGTPCAALLSPEERRRQREYALAAMGDMDSGMMGMEMADPNQRDDDDM encoded by the coding sequence ATGGCTACCGTTCTGGAGACATCCAGCTACACCGAGAGAACCGACCGGTACAGGGTATCCGTCGAGGAGTACATCACCTTCAGGCGGCAGGGCTTCCTGGTGGTGCGCGGGCTCGTGCCGCAGGCGGACATAGACTTGCTCAGGCAGCACACGGAGGACCTGATGCAGGGCAGGTTGCCCGAGCAGCGGTCCTCCAGATTGGATGAGAGGTATCGCTCGGACGCTTCGGGCGTGAGCGTGCAGCCGCTAGCGGCTCCTCCCGAGCACCTGTCGCCCGAGGAGAAGGCCCAGTACTTCCTGCGCATCCACATGCTGCACCGCAAGCTGGAGTTGCACGAGCGCTTCCTGCTACATCCCCGGGTGCTGGATGTGCTGGAGGTGCTCATAGGTCCGGATGTGTTGGCGCTGCAGACTATGCTGTTCCTCAAGCCTCCCGGCAAGCCCGGCCAGGGCTGGCACCAGGACTCGTACTACATCCCCACCCATCCGGACAGCCTCTGCGGCGCGTGGATCGCCATAGATGAGTGCGACGAGCTCAATGGTGCGCTATGGTTTGCTGTGGGCAGCCAGCACGAGCCAGTGTATCCGCCGAAGAAAGGCTATGGTTACGGGGACACGCAGATAGCCGACATCCAGAGGGTGGGAGGGGTGAGCAACCCCAACGACGAGGAGAACGACCTCACACCGATCGCCAACAAGTATCCCCAGGTGCTCGTGGCCGCCCAGCCTGGAGACGTGGTGTTCTTTGGGGGGCACATCCTGCACCGCAGCAAGAAGAACTTCACGACCGACAGGTTCCGCCGAGCCTTCGTCGGTCACTACTGCAACGCGCGGTCCTTCACCCAGTGGGGCGCGGACACCGAGCCGGACAATCCCCACGCCGCCACCGCGATCGACCCCGTCACCAAGATGACCAACGGCTCGCACATCCTGGCGCGGGGGGACACCCACCTGCCGTTCGCGAAGCCGAGGTTCGGCACTCCGTGCGCGGCGCTGCTCTCGCCCGAGGAACGCAGGCGGCAGCGGGAGTACGCTCTCGCCGCGATGGGCGACATGGACAGCGGCATGATGGGCATGGAGATGGCCGATCCCAACCAGCGCGACGATGACGATATGTAG
- the cmr6 gene encoding type III-B CRISPR module RAMP protein Cmr6: MSKSRDRRQQNRPQGTPKGSTGSASKPQEQHQRNIIYGNHLPLYKSVQDVFIKVAPFKNRVGNPSLLYDKFIDVWHWSSNDPLNGIVKEVKTGRNGSNQESVIKLFLQKFLPLHQWARELKNDLEDYLQRRRELVRKLGGRTIRLRTEWRFMSGTGAHHPLESGFVWHHTLGVPYLPASGVKGVIRASITPLRPGEDASPEEIRSYFEKVMKVEELFGYESIEKEDALLNKLSDDERQRYNRSPREGSLIVFDAIPTALPKLELDILNVHYPDYYGQHEPPADWQSPNPVYFLTVGPDCEFEFALAPIARNSDGRTDKEKGERLLEEGEEILMEALNSLGAGAKTSIGYGRFRRSTQEGAQETASAATTAVASAPEGTPSPTTTTTAAPSGQDLRFEELQRQIGALRSGDIGKADAAVNSIANADLSPAQRRELARQLDAKLFPPGSDKKRQERQDKGWYKKLQNLIEKGEAE, from the coding sequence ATGAGCAAGAGCAGAGATCGCCGCCAGCAGAACAGACCACAAGGTACCCCCAAGGGTAGCACCGGGAGCGCATCCAAGCCTCAGGAACAGCATCAACGAAATATCATCTATGGAAACCATCTGCCCCTGTATAAATCCGTCCAGGATGTGTTCATCAAAGTGGCACCATTCAAGAATCGCGTCGGCAACCCCTCGCTGCTGTACGACAAGTTCATCGACGTCTGGCACTGGAGCAGCAATGACCCCCTGAACGGCATTGTCAAAGAGGTCAAAACAGGGCGAAATGGTAGCAATCAAGAGTCCGTCATCAAGCTCTTCCTGCAGAAGTTCCTGCCCCTTCATCAATGGGCAAGGGAGTTAAAGAACGACCTGGAAGACTACTTGCAGCGGCGCAGGGAGCTGGTGCGGAAGCTGGGGGGCAGGACCATCCGGCTGCGGACCGAGTGGCGCTTCATGTCCGGTACCGGCGCTCATCACCCACTGGAGAGCGGCTTCGTGTGGCACCACACGCTGGGAGTGCCCTACCTGCCGGCCTCCGGCGTCAAGGGCGTGATAAGGGCATCTATAACCCCCCTTCGCCCCGGGGAAGACGCGAGCCCAGAGGAGATCAGATCCTACTTCGAGAAGGTGATGAAGGTCGAAGAGCTCTTTGGCTACGAGAGCATAGAGAAGGAGGACGCCCTGCTCAATAAGCTCAGCGATGACGAGCGGCAGAGATACAACCGCAGCCCCAGGGAGGGCTCCCTCATCGTGTTCGATGCCATCCCCACAGCGTTGCCCAAGCTCGAGCTGGATATCCTCAACGTCCACTACCCAGATTACTACGGGCAGCACGAGCCGCCCGCTGACTGGCAGTCGCCCAACCCCGTGTACTTCCTGACGGTGGGGCCGGACTGCGAGTTCGAGTTCGCGCTGGCCCCGATCGCCCGCAACAGCGATGGGCGCACCGACAAAGAGAAGGGGGAGCGCCTGCTTGAGGAGGGCGAGGAGATCCTGATGGAAGCGCTGAACAGCCTGGGGGCGGGAGCCAAGACCTCTATCGGCTATGGCAGGTTCAGGCGGTCCACCCAGGAAGGCGCTCAGGAGACCGCATCCGCTGCGACCACGGCCGTCGCCTCTGCACCAGAGGGAACCCCCTCGCCCACCACGACCACAACCGCCGCGCCCTCGGGGCAGGACCTCAGGTTCGAAGAACTCCAGCGCCAGATAGGTGCATTGAGGTCAGGCGATATAGGTAAAGCAGATGCCGCGGTGAACTCGATAGCCAACGCCGATCTCTCGCCCGCACAGCGCAGGGAGCTGGCGCGCCAGCTCGATGCCAAGCTGTTCCCTCCGGGCAGCGACAAGAAGCGCCAAGAGCGCCAGGATAAGGGCTGGTACAAGAAGCTGCAGAACCTGATCGAGAAGGGGGAGGCAGAGTAA
- the cmr5 gene encoding type III-B CRISPR module-associated protein Cmr5, producing MSQTLSQQRAKYAMEKVLEVAKLEDNKKEDYSNFCLRLPGMILNNGLGQSLAFLLADAQKNEQKMSYKLYEQLSEWIIMRRRIYPDEYGKNGLMKAILEGDRGAYVRAQTEVLELLGWMKRFSDAYIGRPGQ from the coding sequence ATGAGCCAGACGCTGTCTCAGCAGAGAGCTAAGTACGCCATGGAGAAGGTGCTGGAGGTCGCAAAGCTTGAGGATAACAAGAAGGAGGACTACTCCAACTTCTGCCTCCGGCTACCCGGCATGATCCTGAACAACGGGCTTGGGCAGTCGCTGGCGTTCCTGCTGGCAGATGCCCAGAAGAACGAGCAGAAGATGAGCTACAAGCTCTACGAGCAGCTATCGGAGTGGATCATCATGAGGAGGCGTATCTACCCGGATGAGTACGGTAAAAACGGGCTCATGAAGGCCATCCTTGAGGGAGATAGGGGTGCCTACGTACGCGCGCAGACCGAGGTGCTGGAGCTGCTGGGGTGGATGAAGCGCTTCTCAGACGCATACATCGGTAGGCCGGGGCAATAA